The window TAAAAATTAACGACAAAATAATGGGTGTGTGCCCTTATTGTCAAGAAAAAGTATCAGCAAGAGTTATTAAAAAACACATACTAAGGCGAGATAAGTGTGAATGCCCTCTTTGTCTTAAAATTATTTATGTTTGTCGTTATCCAGGTTGTCATAATTATGCTTCAGGGGGCTGTGTTTATGATGATGAACTTTGTCCTACATGTGCGAAAGATATTGCTAATTCATCGGGCTTTATAATCAAAAATACAGTAAAAGTTGCCACGGCTGCGGTTGCGGTAGTGGTGGCTACAGCTTTTGCTAAGGATAAAATGAAGTAGTAATCGAAATATGGATTATATAAATTACAATCTAAAGTTTAATAGTTTTTATCAATAATAACCGCTTAATTGCGGTTTTTTTGTTGTGTGCCGTATCACGTTATTTAATGACTCAATGGCATTTGTTGTATACACCGCTTTTCGTATTTCATCCAGGTAATTAAAAATAGGATTGATATTTACCCTCACCTGAGCTAAAGTGTTTCTATGATTGAAATAAAAATCGCATTAGCTAAAATTAACCACAATAATTAACTTAAACAAAATCAAAATGAGAAAAATAATCATAGGCGTAATCCTAGCTATTATTGTTGCGCTAATTTTGGCATTTACATTTAATTTACCAGCCAAATTATTAACAACAGAAAAATCGTATACTGAAGAGTTAACTTTGCGTGCAGAAAATGGGGATGCTGATGCGCAATATAAGCTGGCTGAATTAACACGTGATCACAAAGAATCAATTAGGTTGCTTAAACTCTCTGCTGAGGGTGGCAATGCAAGTGCGCAATATAAGTTGGCTTTTCTGTATGAGCAAGGATCTAGCGTAGAGTATAACTTACAAGAGGCAATTAGATTGTATCATCTAGCAGCAAAACAAGGTGTTACCGAGGCTAAATTGCAATTGGCGTATTGGTATCTGGCAGGTGAAGGGGTAGAACAAAATATAGATACAGCAGTGTCATATTTGAGAGAGGCTTGTGATGATGGATCTATTTTTGGCTGTGAGTCTTACAAAAGATGGAATACATCGATGTTTAAATAATAGGGTTGCATTTTACAAACCACCTTCGGGTGGTTTTTTATTATCTGCATATAAGGAATAAATATGACAAAGCCAGACTGGGAGGCTATAGAGTCAGCCTACAGGGCTGGAGTGTTATCCGTTAGAGAAATAGCCTCAAAAAACAACATAACTCATGGTGCTATAAACAAGCGAGCTAAAAGAGATGGGTGGACTCGTGACTTAAGCGCAAAGATAAAAAGCAAAGCTGATTCTTTGGTATCCAAACGTGAGGTATCCAGTCAGGTATCCACCGAAAAGACATTAAATGAACGGATACTAATTGAAGCTAACGCTGAAGTAATTGCTAATGTCAGAATGGAACATCGTGGTGATATTCGCAAAGCAAGAAACATTGTTAATAATTTATTCGATGAGCTTGAGGCTGAATGTAACGACGTTGAAGCACTACGTAATTTAGGTGCGATACTTAGAGAGCCTGACCAAAACGACCGAGATAAATTAAACGATATTTACAATGCGATTATATCAATGCCTGAGCGAGTTAAGTCAGTTAAAGCTTTGAGTGAAGCGCTTAAAAACTTAATTGGGTTAGAGCGTCAAGCTTACAACATTGATGACAAACCAAGCGGCAACTCAACAGATCAACTATCAGACTTAATGGACAAGCTATCACAGGAGGCTTAATGTTAACTCCTGAGCAAATCAAAAAGCTAAGTAATAAACTTTGGCGATTGAACAATCTTTATTACATTACGAACAAAGAAGGTAAGCAA is drawn from Orbaceae bacterium BiB and contains these coding sequences:
- a CDS encoding tetratricopeptide repeat protein codes for the protein MRKIIIGVILAIIVALILAFTFNLPAKLLTTEKSYTEELTLRAENGDADAQYKLAELTRDHKESIRLLKLSAEGGNASAQYKLAFLYEQGSSVEYNLQEAIRLYHLAAKQGVTEAKLQLAYWYLAGEGVEQNIDTAVSYLREACDDGSIFGCESYKRWNTSMFK